Genomic window (Spirosoma sp. KCTC 42546):
AGTTCGAGTAGTTTCCCAAACTTCATCCAGCCCTTTATGGCGGAGGCTACGGCTATATTCCCTTTTTTTTCGGGGGCATCCGGCTTGTGGCTTTGGGAAAATCCTACCCTGACAGGTACCCGAACCGATACCTATGCCGCCTATGAATACTTTACGCATGGACTGTATCGGCTATCACACTTTGCCGATATGTTTCAGGGGAACTATGAACTCGTGATTGAGACCACCGCCCGGGATTTAATGGATAAGCAACTGCCAGTTTGGCGGGGGGTTGCCAAAGAAAACAAAATCCTGATAGCCGCCCAAAACCCTTACGCGGCCGATGGCGTGAAAACCAGCCTGACGGTACGGTATAAGACCTGGCAACAGACCATTGAGCTTACCGGCCGTGAGGTGTATCTATGCCGTTTTGATATAGGCACGGTGACTGCTAACGAACCCGCTTTAGCTGATGTTAGCGTGTTTCCCAATCCAGCTCAAACAATCCTAATGGTGTCGTTCGGGCAATTACCCACATCAGCAACAAGCCTTGTTTTATTAAACACAAACGGCCAATCCGTCGTTAGGAGAGTGGTTAACAGTGTTAAGGAGTACATAAACGTGACGCATTTACCCGCCGGGCTCTATGTGCTCCGAATCCAAAATGAAACCGGAAGCCAAACGAAAAAAATAGTCATTACGAGTCATTAGGTGGTCATTCCTAATGACCACAACCTATCATGCCCAATCAACTCCAATACGAAACCAGCCCATACTTGCTTCAGCACGCCGAAAATCCTGTTGACTGGTACCCTTGGGGCGATGAAGCCCTGACTAAAGCCGTTGCAGAAGATAAACCAATTCTGGTTAGTATTGGCTATTCGGCCTGCCACTGGTGCCATGTTATGGAACGGGAGTCATTTGAAAAGGAAGACGTAGCCTTGTTGATGAACCAGCATTTCGTGTGTATTAAAGTTGACCGTGAGGAGCGCCCGGATGTTGACGCCATTTACATGGATGCCGTTCAGGCAATGGGTGTGCAGGGGGGCTGGCCGCTCAACGTGTTTTTGATGCCTGATGCCAAGCCATTTTATGGACTCACATACCTACCTAAAAAGAACTGGATGAATTTGCTGGATAGCGTTCGATCTGCTTTCGACGAACACCGACAGGATCTTGTCCAGTCGGCGGATGGGTTCGCGCGGGAGTTGAACCTATCCGATGCCGAACGCTATGGACTGACGCAGAATGACCCACTTTTTGCGCCTGAAACGGTAGATGTACTGTACCGAAAAGTAGCAGTTAAGGCCGATGATGAAAAGGGGGGCATGCGTCGTGCCCCAAAGTTTCCAATGCCGAGCATCTGGCGATTTTTACTTCGTTACTACGATGCCACTGGCAACGAAGCAGCCCTACATCAAGTCAAACTGACGCTTGATCGGATGGCGCTGGGTGGAATTTACGATCAGCTTGGCGGGGGATTTGCCCGCTATTCAACGGATGCTGATTGGTTCGCACCCCATTTTGAGAAGATGTTGTATGATAATGGTCAACTTCTTACGCTTTACGCTGAAGCGTACAGTCTGACCAAAAGTCCGCTCTACAAACATGTTGTTTATCAAACCATTGGTTTTGCTCAGCGTGAATTATTGAGTCCCGAAGGCGGATTCTATTCCGCTCTCGATGCGGATAGTGAAGGTGTAGAAGGTAAATTTTACACCTTCACTACACCCGAGCTACAGGAGATTCTGGGGGGCGAGTACGACTGGTTTGCCGAACTCAATAATCTGACAGAAGCGGGTAACTGGGAACACGGACTGAACATTCTGCACCGCACGGAGTCCGATGAATCATTTGCCGAACGTATGGGCTGGTCACTTGCCGAGCTGAATGTACGTCTGGATGCTACGCACACCCGACTATTAAGGGTACGCACGGAACGTATTCGGCCGGGATTAGACGATAAGATTCTGTGCTCCTGGAATGGTCTGATGCTAAAAGGGCTGGCTACGGCTTATCGGGTTTTTGGCGAGCCAGAGTTTTTAACCCTCGCTTTACGGCTGGCGTTCTTTTTGCTGAAAAAGATGCGGGACAGTCGAAATGGCCGACTTTGGCATACCTATAAACTGGGCAGGGCCCGCCAGGCCGGATTCCTGGACGATTATGCCGCGGTTATTGATGGACTTGTGGCACTCTATCAGGCCACCTTCACCGAAAGCTGGTTGACAGAAGCAGACCAGCTCATGCAGTA
Coding sequences:
- a CDS encoding thioredoxin domain-containing protein, coding for MPNQLQYETSPYLLQHAENPVDWYPWGDEALTKAVAEDKPILVSIGYSACHWCHVMERESFEKEDVALLMNQHFVCIKVDREERPDVDAIYMDAVQAMGVQGGWPLNVFLMPDAKPFYGLTYLPKKNWMNLLDSVRSAFDEHRQDLVQSADGFARELNLSDAERYGLTQNDPLFAPETVDVLYRKVAVKADDEKGGMRRAPKFPMPSIWRFLLRYYDATGNEAALHQVKLTLDRMALGGIYDQLGGGFARYSTDADWFAPHFEKMLYDNGQLLTLYAEAYSLTKSPLYKHVVYQTIGFAQRELLSPEGGFYSALDADSEGVEGKFYTFTTPELQEILGGEYDWFAELNNLTEAGNWEHGLNILHRTESDESFAERMGWSLAELNVRLDATHTRLLRVRTERIRPGLDDKILCSWNGLMLKGLATAYRVFGEPEFLTLALRLAFFLLKKMRDSRNGRLWHTYKLGRARQAGFLDDYAAVIDGLVALYQATFTESWLTEADQLMQYVLANFSDDTVDELTGPEPLFFFTDKNGEELIARRKELFDNVIPASNSMMAENLYTLSLLLERPNYADRADQMLGRVQPLVQQNADYLTNWAAQFALRARPTAEIAIVGPQADQFRAELDAEYYPNKVLCGTAGTSELPLLHQRNMLDGQTAIYVCYNRACQLPVTSVAEVWQMLH